The DNA segment GCTCGAAGACGGTGGCTTAGTCTTTGAGGCATTGAACGCGGGTGCGTTTGAATATGTTCAGAAGCCAAGCCACGACGAATTTCAAGACTTTGAAAACGAGCTATTGAATAAAGCTCTAGCGGGGCTAAGCGGCGGTTTCGGTCGCAGCTCAAGTCGCTTTGTGGCGCCCAGTGTGTCGCCCAGTGCCGCAAGATCGAGCGAGTCGATCGTCTATGATAGCAACCTCGTTTGGCTGATCGGAGCCTCAACGGGAGGGACGCAAGCTCTTACACAAATTTTAACGCGGCTTCCGAAGCACATTCCGCCGACATTGATTGTTCAACACATACCCCCAGTTTTTTCAAAAGCGTTTGCGAGTTCCCTCAACGCACTTTGTCCGTTTGAGGTGAAGGAAGCGGAAAACGGGGATGTACTTAAAGACGACTGCGTCTACATTGCTGCCGGTGGAAAGCAAATGGCAATTGCTAAATCCCTCGGCCAATTGAACATTGAAATCAACGATGACCCTGCGATGAATCGATTTAAACCGAGCGTCGACTATCTTTTGTTTTCCGCCGCACGCCTCGCCGGTTGTAAGTTCGTCGCAGGAATTCTAACGGGCATGGGACGGGACGGTGCCGAGGGATTACTCGCTCTAAAAAAACAGGCGGCAGTGACTTTTGCGCAAGACGAAAAGTCTTCCGCAGTGTTTGGAATGCCACGTGCGGCTATTGAAGTCGGCGCAACCGTAAATGTCCTTGATGTAAGTCAAATATCCGAGTTTTTGGTT comes from the Deltaproteobacteria bacterium genome and includes:
- the cheB gene encoding chemotaxis-specific protein-glutamate methyltransferase CheB, translating into MKSGEGGLADGDLRLVNHCILFAVDAENAVTGFTYFEPRSLDHMFFDRLARRIESPDSVGLSFNLIIPSFISHRLGPEVAGKFADRLKVQISSYAQISSRSGKLRIRDRARVVCVDDSPLLLKVLLKSFRSMGSFDVVEQISDPRKAVEAILRLKPDLVTMDIQMPGMTGVDVVRRLKDASFGAPIIMVSSVTLEDGGLVFEALNAGAFEYVQKPSHDEFQDFENELLNKALAGLSGGFGRSSSRFVAPSVSPSAARSSESIVYDSNLVWLIGASTGGTQALTQILTRLPKHIPPTLIVQHIPPVFSKAFASSLNALCPFEVKEAENGDVLKDDCVYIAAGGKQMAIAKSLGQLNIEINDDPAMNRFKPSVDYLLFSAARLAGCKFVAGILTGMGRDGAEGLLALKKQAAVTFAQDEKSSAVFGMPRAAIEVGATVNVLDVSQISEFLVRESHSIKCGS